A single genomic interval of Romboutsia ilealis harbors:
- the udk gene encoding uridine kinase — protein MMKNNKRPLIIGITGGTGSGKSTVCKAIIDNIPEENIAILEQDAYYKDQSHLTFEERLKTNYDHPLSFDNKLLIKHIEELCEGKTIEKPIYDYELHTRKQNETVTISPKDIIIVEGIMILEDEELRDKLDIKIYVDTEDDIRILRRIQRDIKERGRTVDSVIEQYLSTVKPAHDQFIEPYKKYADIIMPEGGQNEVAIDIVITKIKTQLN, from the coding sequence ATTATGAAAAATAACAAAAGACCGCTTATAATAGGCATAACGGGAGGAACAGGATCAGGTAAAAGTACTGTTTGTAAAGCGATAATAGACAATATACCTGAAGAAAACATAGCTATATTAGAGCAAGATGCATATTATAAAGATCAATCTCATTTGACTTTTGAAGAAAGATTAAAAACAAATTATGATCATCCACTTTCTTTTGATAATAAATTACTTATAAAGCATATAGAAGAATTATGTGAAGGAAAAACTATAGAAAAGCCTATATATGATTATGAATTACACACTAGAAAGCAAAATGAAACTGTAACTATATCTCCTAAAGATATAATTATAGTTGAAGGAATAATGATACTTGAAGATGAAGAATTAAGAGATAAGTTAGATATAAAAATATATGTAGACACGGAAGATGATATAAGAATACTTAGAAGAATACAAAGAGATATAAAAGAGAGAGGAAGAACTGTAGATTCAGTTATAGAACAATATTTATCAACAGTAAAACCTGCTCATGATCAATTTATAGAACCATATAAAAAATATGCGGATATAATAATGCCAGAAGGTGGACAAAACGAAGTCGCTATAGATATAGTTATAACTAAAATAAAAACTCAATTAAATTAA